A part of Nitrospira sp. genomic DNA contains:
- a CDS encoding YebC/PmpR family DNA-binding transcriptional regulator — MGGHSHWSTIKRHKGAQDAKRGKIFTRIIREMTIAARSGGDPEANPRLRLAIAKAKEANMPGDTMKKAVQRGTGELPGVMYEEFQLEGYGPGGTAVLLEITSDNRNRTVAEIRSLLTKNHGNMSEAGAVAWQFHKKGLVAIEKGKVEEDTLLSLALDAGAEDVKVGEKSYEVLTTPHDFEAVKKALVDAKIDAALAEITFIPQNTIRLDEKSAEQMLKLMEILDEHDDVQKVHANFDIPDEIMEKVAATAAG; from the coding sequence ATGGGTGGACATAGTCACTGGTCCACGATCAAACGGCACAAGGGCGCCCAGGATGCGAAGCGCGGGAAGATCTTCACGCGAATCATCCGGGAGATGACCATTGCGGCTCGATCCGGTGGTGACCCTGAGGCTAATCCCCGACTGCGCCTGGCGATCGCCAAGGCGAAGGAAGCCAACATGCCTGGCGATACGATGAAGAAGGCCGTTCAGCGAGGGACGGGGGAATTGCCTGGTGTGATGTACGAGGAATTTCAGTTGGAAGGATATGGCCCCGGAGGGACCGCCGTACTTCTCGAGATTACGAGCGACAACCGGAACCGGACCGTCGCGGAAATTCGTAGTCTCCTGACGAAAAATCATGGCAATATGTCGGAAGCGGGTGCCGTCGCCTGGCAGTTTCATAAGAAGGGGCTCGTGGCAATTGAGAAGGGGAAGGTTGAGGAGGATACGCTACTTTCGTTGGCCCTCGACGCCGGGGCGGAAGACGTGAAAGTCGGTGAGAAAAGTTATGAGGTACTCACCACCCCCCACGATTTTGAAGCCGTGAAGAAGGCACTGGTCGATGCCAAGATCGACGCAGCCCTAGCCGAAATCACCTTTATTCCGCAGAACACGATCCGTTTGGACGAAAAGTCAGCCGAACAAATGCTCAAGTTGATGGAGATCTTGGACGAGCATGATGACGTGCAGAAGGTTCACGCGAATTTTGATATCCCGGACGAAATCATGGAGAAAGTGGCCGCGACCGCAGCAGGATAA
- a CDS encoding OmpA family protein, translated as MQGKDPYLALLGLFILGTVFLFCGEGSVTSPPPVALENPAEIPPPIPKIIEPRPSPVPPVPASAVLKKKIDELLMGTTMMFRINSATLLPEGKAVLNGVATILQEDPTAAFEVGGHTDNVGPEATNRILSEQRAKAVVDYLISKGIVADRLAPKGYGASRPIIENSTEEGRQQNRQIEFSIGPKGEQS; from the coding sequence ATGCAGGGCAAGGACCCGTACTTGGCGCTCCTCGGGTTATTCATCCTTGGCACCGTGTTCCTCTTCTGTGGCGAAGGTTCAGTCACGTCGCCTCCACCGGTTGCATTGGAAAACCCGGCTGAAATTCCTCCACCGATTCCGAAAATCATCGAGCCACGGCCATCACCAGTACCACCGGTACCAGCATCAGCCGTGCTCAAAAAGAAGATTGATGAGCTGCTGATGGGGACAACGATGATGTTCCGAATCAACAGCGCCACGCTGCTGCCGGAGGGGAAAGCTGTCCTGAATGGTGTGGCCACGATTTTACAAGAAGATCCCACGGCTGCCTTTGAAGTTGGCGGGCATACAGACAACGTCGGACCGGAGGCCACGAATCGGATCCTCTCGGAACAGCGGGCCAAGGCCGTCGTCGACTATCTGATCTCAAAGGGGATCGTTGCTGATCGTCTGGCTCCCAAAGGATATGGAGCGTCACGACCGATCATCGAGAATTCTACCGAGGAGGGGCGCCAGCAAAACCGACAGATCGAATTCTCCATCGGACCCAAGGGAGAGCAGTCGTGA
- the trpD gene encoding anthranilate phosphoribosyltransferase: MIRAPGAGRTLPKPSVDYIRRNMPIQEILAKIAKGPKASKDLTWDECKQAMKALIEGEATPAQVGAFLIAMRFKSESVTELAALTAAARQYVPALAVSKDLALVDVPSYAGKQDTFHAIVAASIVAVSAGAAVLMHGYDGIPGRPGTAGVLKALGISVDADPKRVSEQVHRNGFAYLDIGLYHPPVYRFLEMRQELGVRNVFHPIARLLNPARAKAQVVGLSHPPHFEKTAEALGMLGCPRGMVIRGVEGDPELSASMATRVLELRDERIRPLEITPKDFGLTFIPSREMAGFPPDQREKEADLLRHILQNRVQGGPKEWVLMNAAMLLYAAGKGTSFSTCFPAAREAIESGAAVRKLDDLVRQQVAV; this comes from the coding sequence ATGATCCGCGCGCCGGGCGCTGGAAGAACTTTACCAAAACCGAGTGTGGATTACATAAGGCGTAACATGCCGATTCAAGAGATCCTTGCCAAGATCGCCAAAGGGCCAAAAGCTTCCAAAGACCTGACATGGGATGAGTGTAAGCAGGCGATGAAGGCGTTGATTGAAGGGGAAGCCACGCCGGCACAGGTCGGAGCTTTTCTCATCGCTATGCGGTTTAAGTCAGAGTCAGTCACTGAACTTGCGGCATTGACGGCTGCGGCACGTCAGTATGTGCCAGCCCTTGCAGTGTCGAAAGATTTAGCACTCGTTGATGTGCCGAGTTATGCCGGGAAGCAGGATACATTTCATGCCATCGTTGCTGCCTCGATCGTTGCGGTTTCAGCTGGAGCCGCAGTGTTGATGCATGGGTACGACGGCATTCCTGGGCGTCCAGGTACTGCTGGGGTACTGAAGGCCTTAGGGATTTCGGTGGATGCAGACCCTAAGCGGGTGAGTGAACAAGTACACAGGAACGGTTTCGCCTATCTCGATATCGGACTCTATCATCCACCTGTGTACCGATTCTTGGAGATGCGCCAAGAGCTCGGTGTCAGGAACGTGTTTCATCCGATTGCCAGGTTGTTGAACCCTGCTCGGGCTAAAGCGCAGGTGGTGGGATTGTCGCATCCACCGCACTTCGAGAAAACGGCTGAAGCGCTAGGAATGCTCGGGTGTCCGCGGGGGATGGTGATTCGTGGCGTCGAGGGCGATCCGGAGTTGTCTGCCTCCATGGCGACGAGAGTTCTGGAGCTTCGCGATGAACGCATCAGACCGCTGGAGATCACTCCGAAAGATTTTGGACTGACCTTTATTCCATCGCGCGAGATGGCCGGGTTTCCCCCCGATCAGCGAGAAAAGGAGGCGGATCTGCTCCGCCATATTCTTCAGAATCGGGTGCAGGGCGGGCCAAAAGAGTGGGTCCTCATGAACGCCGCGATGTTACTGTACGCAGCGGGGAAAGGGACGTCGTTTTCGACCTGCTTCCCGGCGGCGCGCGAAGCCATTGAGAGTGGCGCGGCGGTGCGTAAGCTTGATGACTTGGTGCGACAGCAGGTCGCAGTGTAG
- the pheA gene encoding prephenate dehydratase, protein MPKDMSEYRKEIDRIDDEIIRLLNERSKSVIEIGRIKKEKNADANLHTAGREAEIIERLTKLNSGPFPSEAIRSVYREIMSASLSLESPQKVAYLGPRATFTHMACMQKFGSSVQYVPVYSIKEVFSEVERGRANFGVVPIENTTEGVVNHTLDMFMDSNLLIYGEILQEVSHHLLSKSGLIEDVKKINSHPHALAQCRNWLETNLPHVPAVEVASTARAAELCIDEPASAAIASELASQLYGLKVIKARIEDNLNNVTRFLILSQRPSERTGKDKTSVMLSVKDKVGALYDLLRPFASHGLNMTKIESRPSQRKAWEYIFFVDVEGHRSEERVNRAIEEVKARCLFMKILGSYPVHD, encoded by the coding sequence ATGCCCAAAGATATGTCTGAATATCGTAAGGAAATCGATCGGATTGATGACGAAATCATTCGACTGCTCAATGAGCGGTCGAAGAGCGTCATCGAAATTGGAAGAATCAAGAAAGAAAAAAATGCTGATGCCAACCTCCATACTGCTGGGCGGGAGGCTGAGATCATCGAACGACTCACGAAACTCAACAGCGGCCCTTTCCCCAGCGAGGCCATCCGATCAGTCTATCGAGAAATCATGTCGGCTTCCTTGTCGCTTGAGTCTCCCCAGAAGGTCGCATATTTGGGACCACGAGCCACCTTTACGCACATGGCCTGCATGCAGAAATTCGGGTCGTCCGTCCAGTATGTGCCTGTCTACAGTATTAAAGAGGTCTTCAGCGAGGTTGAGCGAGGCCGGGCCAATTTCGGTGTAGTGCCAATCGAAAACACCACGGAGGGTGTCGTGAATCACACCCTCGACATGTTTATGGATTCCAACTTGCTGATCTATGGAGAGATTCTTCAGGAGGTCTCACACCACCTCCTCTCGAAATCTGGTCTTATCGAGGATGTGAAAAAAATCAATTCTCATCCACATGCCCTTGCGCAATGCCGAAACTGGCTCGAAACCAATCTTCCGCATGTGCCAGCGGTTGAAGTGGCAAGCACGGCGCGGGCTGCCGAGCTGTGTATCGATGAGCCCGCCTCGGCCGCTATTGCATCGGAATTGGCTAGCCAGCTTTATGGGCTGAAAGTCATTAAGGCCCGTATTGAGGATAACCTCAATAATGTCACCCGCTTTCTTATCCTGTCGCAGAGGCCGTCAGAGCGAACAGGGAAAGATAAGACGTCGGTGATGTTATCGGTGAAGGATAAAGTTGGCGCGCTCTATGATCTGCTCCGCCCGTTCGCTTCCCACGGCCTCAATATGACCAAGATAGAATCCCGTCCCTCCCAGCGCAAAGCGTGGGAGTATATTTTCTTTGTGGATGTTGAGGGACATAGAAGTGAGGAGCGCGTGAATAGAGCGATTGAAGAGGTGAAGGCCCGCTGCCTCTTTATGAAGATTTTAGGATCCTACCCGGTTCACGACTGA
- a CDS encoding phosphoadenylyl-sulfate reductase encodes MTVTGRSELVQELKAWSASFETKMPQDVLAAAIERYGQKMVLACSFGAEDVVLVDMVHRIDPAVPLFYLDTDFLFPETYATRDRIIERYQLKPAQVIQVKSLLTPQQQAESHGDALWASHPDQCCQLRKVEPLTRVLKGYDAWITGIRRDQAPSRANAGLIEWDEKFTLIKVNPLARWTWADVWSYITVYEVPYNPLHDHNYPSIGCTYCTAPVAPGDDPRAGRWKNFTKTECGLHKA; translated from the coding sequence ATGACCGTCACTGGCCGTTCTGAACTGGTCCAAGAGCTCAAAGCCTGGAGCGCATCTTTTGAGACGAAGATGCCTCAAGATGTGCTGGCGGCTGCTATCGAGCGATACGGGCAGAAGATGGTTCTCGCCTGTAGCTTTGGGGCGGAGGACGTGGTTCTCGTCGATATGGTGCATCGCATCGATCCCGCAGTACCGTTGTTTTATCTCGATACCGATTTTTTGTTTCCCGAGACGTATGCCACGCGGGATCGGATCATCGAAAGGTACCAGCTGAAACCAGCGCAAGTGATCCAAGTGAAGTCATTGCTGACACCACAGCAACAAGCAGAGTCCCATGGTGACGCCCTGTGGGCCAGCCATCCAGATCAGTGCTGTCAATTGCGGAAGGTCGAGCCACTGACTCGCGTCCTGAAAGGTTATGATGCCTGGATCACGGGCATTAGGCGGGATCAAGCACCGTCCCGTGCGAATGCCGGTTTGATCGAGTGGGACGAGAAATTTACATTGATCAAGGTGAACCCACTGGCTCGATGGACGTGGGCCGATGTGTGGAGCTACATCACGGTCTACGAAGTTCCCTACAATCCGCTCCACGATCACAACTATCCCAGTATTGGGTGCACGTACTGCACAGCACCCGTGGCGCCTGGCGATGATCCGCGCGCCGGGCGCTGGAAGAACTTTACCAAAACCGAGTGTGGATTACATAAGGCGTAA
- a CDS encoding Mrp/NBP35 family ATP-binding protein, translating to MAVEKDLKAILRNLKYSDDAKVRAQISENTKLVHDRMAGITHKLVVMSGKGGVGKSMTTVNLALAFARQGAKVGLLDVDLNGPCVPRMLGLHGRSLTMTPEGAIPPVGPLGVKVASMDFFLDDASPVRWKGPMDVSPVWLGLMEMNVIREFLADVVWGELDYLLVDLPPGAAADKPPVIAGFIPDLAGAIVVTTPSEVASDVVQKSVTYARDIGIKVMGIVENMSEYRCPSCGEVNELFEGNTEAMCEMLDLPLLGRIPFDRTLARTFDKGEPLLDETYPTIQRYQEIAGRIRTLIDYKKVLAEQL from the coding sequence ATGGCGGTTGAAAAAGATCTGAAGGCCATTCTTCGCAATTTGAAGTATTCAGACGACGCCAAAGTGCGCGCACAGATTTCAGAAAATACCAAACTGGTCCATGATCGCATGGCCGGCATCACGCACAAGCTGGTGGTCATGAGCGGAAAAGGCGGCGTGGGCAAGAGCATGACCACGGTCAACTTGGCGTTGGCCTTTGCGCGGCAAGGCGCGAAGGTCGGACTGTTGGACGTGGATCTGAACGGGCCTTGTGTGCCTCGCATGTTGGGATTGCACGGTCGATCATTGACGATGACGCCTGAGGGGGCGATTCCCCCGGTCGGGCCGCTCGGGGTGAAAGTCGCATCGATGGACTTCTTCTTGGATGATGCATCGCCGGTTCGTTGGAAAGGGCCGATGGATGTCAGCCCGGTCTGGTTAGGGTTGATGGAAATGAATGTCATTCGAGAGTTTCTGGCCGATGTCGTCTGGGGTGAGCTCGATTATCTACTGGTCGATCTCCCTCCGGGGGCCGCAGCGGACAAACCGCCGGTCATTGCCGGGTTTATTCCTGACCTGGCAGGAGCGATTGTCGTGACGACACCATCAGAAGTGGCATCGGATGTGGTGCAGAAGTCGGTGACCTATGCTCGCGACATAGGTATCAAGGTCATGGGCATTGTCGAGAATATGAGTGAGTATCGCTGCCCGTCTTGTGGGGAAGTGAACGAGTTGTTCGAAGGCAATACTGAGGCGATGTGTGAGATGCTGGATTTGCCGCTGCTCGGACGCATTCCCTTCGACCGGACCCTCGCCCGTACTTTCGACAAGGGGGAGCCGTTGCTTGACGAAACCTATCCGACCATTCAACGGTACCAGGAAATAGCTGGGCGCATCAGGACGCTCATCGATTACAAGAAAGTGTTGGCCGAACAACTGTAA
- the ruvB gene encoding Holliday junction branch migration DNA helicase RuvB, translating to MTERVVTNRATDEERGQENVLRPQTLDEYVGQEKMKESLRVCIEAAKQRGEALDHAIFYGPPGLGKTTIAHIIAKEMGAALRSTSGLVLAHAGDLAAILTNLQEYDVLFIDEIHRLPASVEEALYPAMEDFQLDLVIGQGPATRTVKLDLPPFTLVGATTRAGSLTSPLRDRFGLVYRLEFYGPSELEAIVTRSAGVLGVGIDRAGAAEISRRARGTPRIVNRLIKRIRDYAQIKADGHITEQVAKEGLAWVGVDEAGFDDMDRKILLTIIEKFNGGPVGVESLAAAVQEDKGTIEDVYEPYLIQAGFLDRTGRGRQVTRLAYDHFKRPSQLLM from the coding sequence ATGACCGAGCGGGTCGTGACCAATCGCGCCACGGACGAAGAACGAGGTCAGGAGAACGTCCTTCGACCTCAGACACTGGATGAGTACGTTGGCCAAGAGAAAATGAAGGAGTCGCTGCGAGTCTGTATCGAAGCGGCCAAGCAGCGGGGTGAGGCGCTTGACCACGCTATCTTCTACGGACCGCCCGGTCTCGGGAAGACGACCATCGCACATATTATCGCGAAAGAAATGGGCGCGGCTTTGCGGTCAACGTCAGGCTTGGTCTTAGCCCATGCCGGTGACTTGGCGGCGATTCTAACCAATCTTCAGGAATATGATGTGCTCTTTATCGATGAGATTCATCGCCTACCCGCGTCTGTTGAAGAGGCGCTCTATCCGGCGATGGAGGACTTTCAGCTTGATCTGGTCATCGGACAGGGGCCTGCCACGAGGACCGTCAAGCTTGATCTGCCGCCCTTTACGCTCGTGGGCGCGACGACCAGGGCCGGTTCCCTTACCTCCCCACTGCGGGACCGATTCGGCTTAGTCTATCGGCTGGAGTTCTATGGGCCGTCCGAGCTAGAGGCGATTGTGACGCGCTCAGCCGGAGTCTTAGGGGTTGGGATTGACCGGGCAGGCGCTGCGGAAATATCACGCCGAGCCCGTGGAACACCACGAATTGTGAATCGGCTGATTAAGCGCATCAGAGACTATGCCCAAATTAAGGCGGACGGGCATATTACCGAACAGGTGGCCAAGGAGGGGTTAGCCTGGGTCGGGGTCGATGAGGCGGGTTTCGACGATATGGATCGCAAAATCCTTCTCACGATCATCGAAAAGTTCAATGGAGGACCGGTCGGGGTGGAGTCCTTGGCTGCCGCTGTTCAGGAAGACAAGGGCACGATCGAGGATGTGTATGAGCCCTACCTGATCCAAGCTGGCTTTCTGGATCGTACCGGTCGTGGCCGGCAAGTGACTCGTTTGGCCTACGATCACTTTAAGCGTCCGTCTCAATTGCTGATGTAA
- a CDS encoding sulfate adenylyltransferase subunit 2, whose protein sequence is MKHLRQLEDQSVYILREAYKHFNNLAMLWSMGKDSTVLLWLARKAFFGHVPFPLLHVDTSYKIPAMIEYRDRLAREWRLDLVVGQNKEALAAGMNHTMGRVVCCTALKTNGLKQLLEHKGYTGVILGVRADEEGTRAKERYFSPRDKHGDWDFRDQPPELWDQYKTTFPPGTHIRIHPLLDWTEINIWEYIKLENIPFIDLYLDKGEGIRYRSLGCAPCTTPIKSTAKTVDEIIEELRHTTVAERSGRAQDEGRGMELLRKDGYM, encoded by the coding sequence ATGAAACACCTGCGGCAACTGGAAGATCAAAGCGTCTATATTCTCCGAGAAGCCTACAAACATTTCAATAATCTCGCCATGCTCTGGTCCATGGGGAAGGACTCGACGGTGCTCTTGTGGCTGGCCCGCAAGGCCTTTTTCGGGCATGTCCCGTTTCCGCTCCTGCATGTCGATACCAGTTACAAAATTCCGGCAATGATTGAATATCGCGACCGTCTCGCTCGAGAATGGCGATTGGATTTGGTCGTTGGCCAGAACAAAGAGGCCCTGGCGGCGGGTATGAACCACACGATGGGCCGCGTCGTCTGTTGCACCGCCTTAAAAACGAACGGTCTCAAGCAACTCTTGGAGCACAAGGGATACACCGGCGTCATCCTCGGTGTCCGCGCAGACGAAGAGGGCACAAGGGCCAAGGAGCGATACTTTTCCCCGCGCGATAAGCACGGAGATTGGGACTTTCGGGATCAGCCGCCTGAGCTCTGGGACCAGTATAAGACCACATTTCCGCCCGGTACGCACATTCGGATTCATCCGCTTTTGGACTGGACTGAAATCAATATTTGGGAATACATCAAGCTCGAAAATATTCCCTTCATCGACTTGTACCTCGATAAAGGTGAGGGGATACGTTACCGCAGCCTTGGGTGTGCTCCCTGCACCACACCAATCAAGTCTACGGCCAAGACGGTGGACGAGATCATCGAAGAACTTCGCCACACCACCGTGGCCGAGCGGTCAGGCCGAGCGCAGGACGAAGGTCGGGGGATGGAGCTGCTCCGCAAAGATGGATACATGTAA
- the ruvA gene encoding Holliday junction branch migration protein RuvA produces the protein MIAFLTGRLAFKAPTHLTLDVQGVGYEVHIPLSTYYALPNLDEVTALNIHTHLREDAIQLFGFLSQSEKESFLLLTSVSGIGPKLALSVLSSLPITDLIHAIQTEDVEKLATVPGIGKKSAGRIVLELKDKIGKIQGGSSRLATTDTSAVDGPYEDALSALINLGYRAQDAKEALKRATKAATGSLALKELIREGLKELGRG, from the coding sequence ATGATCGCCTTTCTCACGGGGCGGTTGGCATTCAAGGCACCTACCCACCTCACGCTCGATGTGCAGGGGGTCGGGTACGAAGTTCATATTCCACTCAGCACCTATTACGCCCTTCCGAATCTTGACGAAGTTACCGCGCTGAATATTCACACGCATCTCCGGGAAGATGCGATCCAGCTCTTCGGCTTTCTGTCGCAAAGCGAGAAGGAATCGTTTTTGCTGCTGACTAGCGTGTCGGGAATCGGACCGAAGCTGGCGCTGAGCGTGCTCTCGAGTTTGCCGATCACGGACCTGATCCATGCGATCCAAACCGAGGATGTCGAGAAGCTGGCGACCGTTCCAGGCATCGGCAAAAAATCGGCGGGCCGCATTGTGCTTGAACTGAAAGATAAGATTGGCAAAATCCAGGGCGGTTCGTCTCGGCTTGCGACCACTGACACCTCCGCCGTGGATGGCCCGTATGAGGACGCCCTCTCCGCTCTGATAAACTTGGGCTATCGTGCCCAGGATGCCAAGGAAGCCTTAAAGCGGGCCACAAAGGCTGCGACAGGCTCGTTGGCGTTGAAGGAGCTCATTCGTGAAGGGCTCAAGGAGCTTGGAAGGGGGTAA
- a CDS encoding adenylyl-sulfate kinase — protein MTTTKPSENLNIVIVGHVDHGKSTLLGRLYADTGSLPDGKLEKVQAICKQQGKDFEYAFLFDAFLEEQEQGITIDTARTFFMWKGRQYIIIDAPGHKEFLKNMISGAARAEAALLLIDALEGVKEQSKKHGYLLSLLGVRQFAVVVNKMDLVGYRQDVFEGIEKEYREFLGQFKAVPLQFIPVSAKLGDNIANRSEQMPWYTGATVLETLGGFQKEAARSEQPLRMPVQDVYKFDARRIITGRIAAGQLKVGDHLVFSPSNKRANIRTVEAFNIEPQPTVGQAGQSIGVTLDDQIFVERGEIASHQEHLPSVSTAFRANLFWLGKRPLEKERKYLLRVATKEVDCEVASIHRIIDTMDLAQQQGSNTVNKNQVAELTLRTKTPVAFDLSASFEATGRFVLVDEYDIAGGGIITELVHDDQEFLREEARRRDFAWVKGEVTVEDRAQQYGHRAAVVLITGGRHTGKSFLARKLEGRLVADGRHAYLLDGENLRRGLDADLNEEERGQTTEMARRYGEVARLLTDTGLIVVSTTNPFGLAYQEAAQAIRTLVHPAPVIAVHMSKTEEEPPPNTDVVLSGPTDFDGATARIIDELKRRGVLAQAIGAKPVFQYSI, from the coding sequence ATGACAACTACCAAGCCGTCTGAAAATTTGAATATCGTGATCGTCGGCCATGTGGATCATGGCAAGTCCACGTTGCTCGGCCGACTGTATGCCGATACCGGCTCTCTCCCTGACGGGAAGTTGGAGAAAGTGCAGGCTATCTGCAAGCAACAGGGGAAGGACTTCGAATATGCCTTCCTCTTCGACGCCTTTCTCGAAGAGCAGGAGCAAGGGATTACGATCGATACGGCTCGCACGTTTTTCATGTGGAAGGGTCGGCAATACATCATCATTGATGCGCCCGGGCACAAAGAATTTCTCAAGAACATGATTTCCGGCGCAGCGCGGGCCGAGGCGGCACTGTTGCTCATTGATGCGTTGGAAGGCGTGAAAGAGCAGTCCAAGAAGCACGGCTATCTCTTGTCGTTGCTGGGCGTCCGACAGTTTGCGGTGGTGGTCAATAAGATGGATTTGGTGGGCTATCGGCAAGACGTGTTCGAGGGGATTGAAAAAGAGTATCGTGAATTTCTGGGGCAGTTCAAAGCGGTGCCGTTGCAGTTCATTCCAGTGAGTGCCAAGCTCGGCGACAACATCGCCAATCGCAGCGAGCAGATGCCCTGGTATACCGGCGCGACCGTCCTGGAAACGCTCGGTGGGTTCCAGAAAGAAGCGGCCCGTTCGGAACAACCTCTCCGAATGCCGGTACAGGACGTCTATAAGTTTGATGCGCGCCGGATCATCACGGGTCGTATTGCCGCCGGGCAGTTAAAAGTCGGCGATCATCTCGTGTTCTCGCCCTCGAACAAACGCGCCAATATCCGGACGGTGGAGGCTTTCAATATTGAGCCGCAACCGACAGTGGGCCAGGCAGGGCAATCGATCGGTGTGACGCTCGATGACCAGATCTTTGTGGAGCGTGGGGAGATCGCCTCGCACCAGGAGCACCTTCCGTCCGTCTCCACGGCCTTTCGGGCTAATCTGTTTTGGCTCGGCAAGAGGCCGCTGGAAAAAGAGCGCAAATATCTCTTGCGCGTGGCGACGAAAGAAGTGGACTGCGAGGTGGCGTCGATCCATCGGATTATCGATACGATGGACTTGGCTCAGCAACAGGGCAGCAATACGGTGAATAAGAATCAGGTAGCGGAATTGACCTTGCGCACTAAAACGCCGGTGGCGTTTGACCTCTCGGCGTCGTTCGAGGCTACGGGCCGGTTTGTGTTGGTCGACGAATACGATATTGCGGGCGGGGGCATCATTACCGAACTGGTCCATGACGATCAGGAATTTCTCCGCGAAGAAGCCAGGCGGCGCGATTTTGCGTGGGTCAAGGGCGAGGTCACAGTTGAAGACCGAGCACAACAGTATGGCCATCGAGCCGCAGTGGTCCTGATTACCGGGGGACGACATACTGGCAAATCATTCCTGGCCAGAAAGCTTGAAGGCCGTCTCGTCGCGGACGGACGCCATGCCTACCTATTGGACGGAGAAAATCTGCGTCGTGGGTTGGATGCGGATCTGAACGAGGAAGAGCGGGGACAGACAACGGAAATGGCTCGACGCTATGGCGAAGTGGCGCGTCTCCTCACCGACACGGGCCTCATCGTGGTGTCCACCACCAATCCCTTCGGCCTCGCCTACCAAGAAGCTGCACAGGCGATTAGGACACTCGTCCACCCCGCACCGGTCATTGCCGTCCACATGAGTAAGACAGAAGAAGAGCCTCCGCCAAATACCGACGTCGTCCTCTCAGGCCCTACCGATTTCGATGGCGCCACCGCTCGCATCATCGATGAATTGAAACGCCGAGGCGTCCTGGCTCAGGCGATCGGGGCGAAGCCGGTCTTTCAATATTCGATTTAG